The following proteins come from a genomic window of Anopheles ziemanni chromosome 3, idAnoZiCoDA_A2_x.2, whole genome shotgun sequence:
- the LOC131289579 gene encoding ras-responsive element-binding protein 1-like, protein MTQEVLPPTHQFETRCRLCFSDEDELSCSLFPDAHHPATDQQHPVRAAAELLEMILECTSIQITLEEDYPAKVCEKCVETLDKFYQYRRRCLHNDRILRAERRAATTTTGHKNNDDGSSGTAVETESSRRRSQPSSPSPLLVPTIRIKSEPAFSVERLDHDGGGEGDGDERGQEVRTDGAEDHIHPQQQQQQPAIENETHSEGGTSSILRSILLQTRDSTTSRSSPNTEPESARQTPQPPPQPPTANISSPMAGSAEDGRSTHPPEEDVKPSLLQQMLLQQGSPARSPPKAGPSGGCSEGATNSPAGGGSSSSLLKRMLLDGSGTASNTSGELGPPETGMSGHQRTKHEPLSATGTPSPPCPPEDEVPSTETPLASQLRSILLQHRAAALSAPQQKQDTSAAAAAAAAAAAVFEKPEVSYIRSLFLRNDSDSDGEPPPTEDQRELLLYTMFQEIRARQQEQHQQQQQQQQAPADFSSDSDDSDDAPQDYRLPSVRRRSTESMDSRSSNKRRRMEYPCLLCGRSFAGRTKLVMHMRTHMMPPTLPPAGPPPPAGSLLSSSLANGGRSSVGHSDLEETGAPSPLVATATRAGYNHSPATTANNNPPPVAGGGGGNEDEIDALERRSYACYICGADQNNLHQLKEHLLAAHQDRIRSRGRTRERQRTAIGCEICHRQFRSQFAYSEHMRTHTGERPFPCDQCDKRFPRRFQLLGHLFNVHKQSWVADESKAKFAKK, encoded by the exons ATGACGCAAGAAGTGTTGCCTCCGACGCACCAGTTCGAAACGCGGTGCCGACTGTGTTTTTCGGACGAGGACGAACTTAGCTGCAGCCTGTTCCCGGACGCGCATCATCCGGCGACCGATCAGCAGCATCCGGTCCGGGCTGCCGCCGAGCTGCTAGAGATGATTTTGGAGTGTACCTCAATACAG ATAACCTTGGAGGAGGACTATCCCGCGAAGGTCTGCGAAAAGTGTGTCGAAACGCTCGACAAGTTTTATCAGTACCGGAGGCGCTGCCTGCACAACGATCGGATACTTCGCGCGGAGCGACGGGCGGCGACAACGACCACAGGCCATAAGAACAACGACGACGGTAGCAGTGGCACAGCTGTCGAAACAGAAAGTAGTCGCCGACGGTCCCAGCCATCGTCCCCGTCGCCGTTGCTAGTGCCAACGATTAGAATCAAGAGTGAACCCGCTTTCTCGGTGGAACGGTTAGACCACGATGGAGGAGGTGAAGGGGACGGGGACGAGCGAGGCCAAGAGGTGCGTACCGATGGTGCGGAAGATCACATacacccgcagcagcagcagcagcagccagcgATCGAAAACGAAACCCATTCCGAGGGCGGTACGTCGTCGATACTGCGGAGTATCCTTTTGCAAACGCGCGATTCCACGACAAGTCGATCGTCACCCAACACGGAACCGGAATCGGCTCGTCAGACACctcaaccaccaccacaaccaccaaccGCGAATATTAGCTCTCCCATGGCTGGCTCGGCTGAGGATGGCCGATCAACGCATCCACCGGAGGAAGACGTGAAGCCTTCGCTTTTGCAGCAAATGTTACTCCAGCAAGGATCCCCCGCCCGTTCCCCTCCTAAGGCAGGGCCCAGCGGTGGGTGTTCCGAGGGCGCCACAAACTCCCCCGCCGGTGGCGGATCATCTTCATCGCTGCTGAAGCGAATGCTGCTCGATGGCAGTGGAACCGCAAGTAATACCTCCGGAGAGCTGGGACCCCCCGAGACGGGGATGTCCGGCCATCAGCGGACCAAGCACGAGCCACTGAGTGCCACCGGTACGCCGTCGCCACCGTGTCCGCCCGAGGATGAAGTGCCTTCAACTGAAACCCCCCTCGCATCGCAGTTACGATCGATTCTTTTGCAGCATCGAGCCGCGGCATTGTCAGCGCCCCAGCAGAAGCAGGATACGTCCGCGGCGGCtgcggcagcggcagcggcggcggcggtctTTGAAAAACCGGAAGTGTCCTACATACGGAGCCTGTTCCTAAGAAACGATTCCGATTCGGACGGCGAACCGCCCCCGACGGAGGATCAGCGTGAGCTGCTACTGTACACGATGTTCCAGGAGATAAGGGCACGGCAGCAagagcaacatcagcagcagcagcagcagcaacaagcgCCTGCTGACTTCTCCTCGGACTCGGACGATTCGGACGATGCGCCGCAAGACTACCGGCTGCCGAGTGTTCGCCGGCGTAGCACGGAATCGATGGATTCGCGGAGCAGCAACAAACGGCGGCGGATGGAGTATCCCTGTTTGCTCTGTGGCCGATCGTTTGCGGGACGGACGAAGCTGGTGATGCACATGCGAACACACATGATGCCACCCACGTTACCCCCAGCagggccaccaccaccagcaggcTCGTTACTTTCTTCGTCGCTGGCAAACGGTGGTCGTAGCTCAGTAGGACACAGCGACCTGGAGGAAACCGGTGCGCCTTCCCCGCTGGTGGCGACAGCGACGAGGGCAGGTTACAACCACAGCCCGGCCACCACCGCCAACAACAATCCACCACCGGTggccggcggtggcggtggaaacGAGGACGAAATCGATGCGCTCGAGCGGCGATCGTACGCGTGCTACATCTGCGGGGCCGACCAGAACAATCTGCACCAGCTGAAGGAACATCTGCTGGCGGCACACCAGGACCGGATACGGTCGCGTGGCCGGACGCGGGAACGGCAGCGGACAGCGATCGGGTGCGAGATCTGCCATCGACAGTTTCGCAGCCAGTTCGCGTACAGCGAGCACATGCGGACGCACACCGGCGAGCGACCGTTTCCGTGCGATCAGTGTGATAAGCGGTTTCCGCGCCGGTTCCAGCTGCTCGGCCATCTCTTCAACGTCCACAAGCAGTCGTGGGTGGCGGACGAGTCGAAGGCGAAGTTTGCGAAAAAGTAA
- the LOC131284489 gene encoding WSCD family member AGAP003962, which produces MALRGWRLFGVAGTILVYVGGILVLSFVSLQGPQQKRGVHGPRGYGEFETLRNRDLGLMGKKPPLQWCTELHYRDAPARVPRKPPKLLQTFPGHFVKKFSVYSYHQGKGGSGGSSSSSSGSNNGDLRKQHNQNLHSVPEPAGGAVPLVGSLASPVTSSSSQSVWPNNGDAPSGKLVDSDSVRSSEGQLRRSKPELAALVSFPGSGNTWLRYLLQQATGILTGSVYKDYGLLKSGFPAESVANSSVLVVKTHEWGPNAWAPYTKAILLVRDPERAILAEFNRQSGGHVGFASPDRYRRTKGRYWTQFVKNKLWAWEQTNLSWAKNFTGEVRLVFYDDLVANVEGTLRSILKFLNHTPDEELLACALMRKEGIYRRKKRILQFDPYSPAMHAAIDEKRAEVYAALGRYDAQ; this is translated from the exons ATGGCACTGCGCGGTTGGCGACTGTTTGGGGTGGCCGGCACCATACTGGTGTACGTCGGTGGCATACTGGTCCTGTCCTTCGTCAGCCTGCAGGGACCGCAGCAGAAGCGGGGCGTTCATGGGCCGCGCGGGTACGGTGAGTTCGAGACGCTGCGCAACCGGGACCTGGGCCTGATGGGCAAGAAGCCCCCGTTGCAGTGGTGCACCGAGCTCCACTACCGCGATGCCCCCGCCCGGGTACCCCGCAAGCCGCCCAAGCTACTGCAGACATTCCCGGGACACTTCGTCAAGAAGTTCAGCGTGTACAGCTATCACCAGGGAAAGGGTGGCAGTGgtggtagcagcagcagcagcagcggcagcaacaACGGTGACCTGAGGAAGCAGCACAACCAGAACCTACACTCAGTACCCGAGCCGGCGGGAGGTGCGGTGCCGCTCGTTGGCAGTTTGGCCTCCCCGGTCACCAGCAGTTCCTCGCAGTCCGTTTGGCCTAACAACGGTGACGCGCCTAGTGGTAAGCTAGTGGATAGTGATAGCGTAAGAAGCAGCGAAGGGCAGCTGCGGAGGTCGAAGCCGGAGCTGGCAGCGCTCGTGTCATTCCCGGGCAGTGGCAACACCTGGCTGCGGTACCTCCTACAACAGGCCACCG GTATTCTGACAGGAAGTGTGTACAAAGATTATGGACTCCTCAAAAGTGGCTTCCCGGCGGAGAGCGTTGCCAATTCTTCG GTGCTGGTGGTAAAAACGCACGAGTGGGGCCCGAACGCCTGGGCCCCATACACGAAAGCGATCCTGCTCGTCCGTGACCCGGAGCGGGCCATCCTCGCCGAGTTCAACCGCCAGTCCGGCGGCCACGTTGGATTTGCCTCGCCCGACCGCTACCGTAGGACCAAGGGTCGAT ATTGGACccaatttgtaaaaaataaactttgggCGTGGGAACAAACGAACCTCTCCTGGGCGAAAAACTTTACCGGCGAGGTGCGGCTCGTGTTCTACGACGATCTGGTCGCCAACGTCGAGGGAACGTTACGCAGTATTCTGAAGTTTCTCAACCACACGCCGGACGAG GAGCTGCTCGCTTGTGCACTGATGCGGAAGGAAGGGATCTATCGGCGCAAGAAACGCATCCTGCAGTTTGATCCGTACAGTCCGGCGATGCACGCAGCGATCGACGAAAAGCGGGCCGAAGTCTACGCAGCCCTTGGACGCTACGACGCACAGTGA
- the LOC131288957 gene encoding zinc finger and BTB domain-containing protein 44-like, producing the protein MENERFTLEYFCRLCASEGVIIHPLFPPGDNDPKDELVRMIDVLTSVHLTRADDAGAVICDKCLQMLDLFCRFREECLRQDVLIRTKRTLICEELVRQQLLLEQQRAETELLLRQQQVEAELLKQQTPPETVKLEDDNDGAQVEKLGAIATPHAAESGECKEEFDSEEVSEGNESQQNVQQDSDDIATGDDDEVEERIEESSLSNDPSYPPSNGIALLTPAGSLSISVQVNQMSLGEPTTDSTETTPSGTVMCDGNTSPIPSVAQQRTVRRTKPNLNKPPPGCDICQESFATHYEYEQHMDQLHAWDKNSRSSLACDPCQMRFTKSYNLKRHMYEVHGELSKGMTVTPCPLCGERFLRGYILERHIAKMHRNKKKLKIIAIK; encoded by the exons ATGGAGAACGAGAGATT CACCTTGGAATACTTTTGTCGTCTGTGCGCATCGGAAGGTGTTATAATACACCCACTCTTTCCACCCGGAGACAATGACCCCAAGGACGAGCTGGTGCGTATGATCGATGTGCTAACTTCCGTGCATCTGACGCGGGCGGACGACGCCGGGGCGGTCATCTGCGATAAGTGCTTACAGATGCTCGATCTGTTCTGTCGCTTTCGCGAGGAATGCCTCCGACAGGATGTGCTTATACGGACCAAACGGACACTGATTTGCGAGGAGCTCGTGCGACAGCAGCTACTACTGGAACAGCAACGCGCTGAGACCGAGCTGCTGCTTCGGCAGCAGCAGGTTGAAGCGGAATTGTTGAAACAGCAAACCCCACCTGAGACAGTGAAACTGGAGGACGACAATGACGGTGCGCAAGTAGAGAAGCTTGGAGCAATAGCTACACCACATGCCGCAGAAAGCGGGGAGTGTAAAGAAGAGTTCGATAGTGAAGAAGTGTCCGAGGGAAACGAGAGCCAACAGAACGTCCAACAAGATTCCGATGATATTGCCACGGGAGACGACGACGAAGTGGAAGAGCGAATAGAGGAGTCTAGTCTTAGTAATGACCCATCATACCCACCGTCCAACGGAATTGCGCTGCTCACCCCGGCGGGAAGTCTTTCGATTTCGGTGCAAGTGAACCAAATGTCCCTTGGCGAACCCACCACCGACAGCACGGAAACGACCCCAAGCGGTACGGTAATGTGCGATGGTAACACCTCACCGATACCGTCCGTTGCCCAGCAGCGAACGGTCCGCCGAACCAAACCGAACCTCAACAAACCACCGCCCGGTTGCGACATTTGTCAGGAAAGCTTCGCCACGCACTACGAGTACGAGCAGCACATGGACCAGCTCCACGCATGGGACAAAAACAGTCGCAGCTCGCTAGCATGCGATCCGTGCCAGATGCGATTCACCAAATCGTACAACCTCAAGCGCCATATGTACGAGGTGCACGGCGAACTGTCGAAGGGCATGACCGTCACACCGTGTCCGCTGTGCGGCGAGCGGTTCCTGCGGGGCTACATTCTCGAGCGCCACATCGCCAAGATGCATCGGAATAAGAAGAAACTTAAAATTATTGCCATCAAGTGA